One genomic segment of Pongo abelii isolate AG06213 chromosome 13, NHGRI_mPonAbe1-v2.0_pri, whole genome shotgun sequence includes these proteins:
- the LOC100460654 gene encoding LOW QUALITY PROTEIN: olfactory receptor 2K2 (The sequence of the model RefSeq protein was modified relative to this genomic sequence to represent the inferred CDS: inserted 2 bases in 1 codon) yields MQGENFTIWSIFFLEGFSQYPRLKVVLFVFSLVMYLTTLLGNSTLILITILDLRLKTPMYLFLGNLSFMDICYTSASVPTLLVNLLSSQKTMIFSGCAVQVYLPLAMGSXECVLLAVMAYDRYVAICNPLRYSVIMNRCVCARMATVSWVTGYLTALLETSFALQILLCGNLIDHFTCEVLVVLKLACTSSLLMNTIMLVVSILLLPIPMLLICISYIFTLSTILRISSAEGRNKAFSTCGAHLTVVILYYGAALSMYLKPSSSNAQKIDKIILLLYGVLTPMLNPIIYSLRNKEVKDAMKKLLGKIPLHQTHEHL; encoded by the exons atgcaaggaGAAAACTTCACCATTTGGAGCATTTTTTTCTTGGAGGGATTTTCCCAGTACCCAAGGTTAAAGGTGGTTCTCTTCGTCTTCAGTCTTGTAATGTATCTGACAACCCTCTTGGGCAACAGCACTCTTATTTTAATCACTATCCTAGATTTACGCCTTAAAACCCCCATGTACTTATTCCTTGGAAATCTCTCTTTCATGGATATTTGTTACACATCTGCCTCTGTTCCTACTTTGCTGGTGAACTTGCTGTCATCCCAGAAAACCATGATCTTTTCTGGGTGTGCCGTACAGGTGTATCTGCCCCTTGCCATGGGCTC AGAGTGTGTGCTCCTGGCCGTGATGGCATATGACCGTTATGTGGCCATTTGCAACCCGCTGAGATACTCCGTCATCATGAACAGGTGCGTCTGTGCACGGATGGCCACGGTCTCCTGGGTGACGGGTTACCTGACCGCCCTGCTGGAAACCAGTTTCGCCCTGCAGATACTCCTCTGTGGGAATCTCATCGATCACTTCACGTGTGAAGTTCTGGTGGTGCTAAAGTTAGCTTGCACAAGTTCACTGCTCATGAACACGATCATGCTGGTGGTCAGCATTCTCCTCTTGCCAATTCCAATGCTCTTAATTTGCATCTCTTACATCTTCACCCTTTCCACTATTCTGAGAATCAGCTCAGCAGAGGGAAGAAACAAGGCTTTTTCTACCTGTGGTGCCCATTTGACTGTGGTGATCTTGTATTATGGGGCTGCCCTCTCTATGTACCTAAAGCCTTCTTCATCAAAtgcacaaaaaatagacaaaatcatCTTGTTACTTTATGGAGTGCTTACCCCTATGTTGAACCCCATAATTTACAGTTTAAGAAACAAGGAAGTCAAAgatgctatgaagaaattgcTGGGCAAAATACCATTGCATCAAACACATGAGCATCTCTGA